The sequence TGAGTTTTCAGGCCTTGCATTGGGATCAAATTTTACTTGTGCTATTCGTCGAAGAAATGGCTTTGTTGTATGCTGGGGAGGAAGAAACAGATTTGAATATGACAGTGATGCTATTGAAAATGTTTCATTTGAGTTGATTGCTGCAGGTTTGGATTTTCTTTGCGGCTTAACAACAAGTAATTTATCAATGATTTGTTGGGGACCAGGCTGGTCTAGTTCTCAGAATGATCTTCCACTAGGAATGATTGTTCCTGGTCCATGTGTACAAGGTCCATGTAGTAGCTGTGGTGTGTACCCGAATTCGGAGACTCTTTGCGGTGGTTCTGGGAAAATCTGCAAATCATGCCAGATTGAACTTCCAATTGCAGTGCCGTTGCCCCCAATAAATCCGCCGCCACCACAAGTTTTAGCACCGGCTTCTTCATCATCCATAACCAGAAATAGGCTTTTGTTGGCGTTTGCAATAGTTGGATCAGTTGGGGCTTTTACAGGGCTCTGCACTATTATCTTTTGCCTATGGACTAGAAAATGTGGTTCTTGGTCTAACCATCATGATTCTGTGCAACCCACAAGTGCTGTTGCCCCCAATGCTGGTTCTGCAGTTGGGATTGAAAATGATCCTAATGCTCCACCTTCAAGATCAAGTTCCATCAAGGGCTATATAAGCGGCTCATCATCAAAGCATGGAGACAAGACTGAGTCATTTCACCTAGCAGAGCTTTCCGCTGCCACCAAGCACTTCTCATCAGAAAACAAGATTGGTGCTGGGAGCTTTGGTACTGTCTATAAAGGCAAGCTCTCGGATGGTCGCGAAGTGGCCATCAAGAGGGGAGATACTAGTACCAAGACCAAGAAATTTCAGGAGAAAGAGACCGCATTTGATTCCGAATTAGCATTGCTGTCCCGGCTTCACCACAAGCACTTAGTGAAGCTGGTGGGATCCTGTGAAGAGAAGGATGAGAGACTTTTGGTTTACGAGTACATGTGCAACGGTTCACTTCATGATCACTTGCATAGCAAGAAAAATGTTGAGAGAAGTAGCAGCATTGTGAATTCTTGGAGAATGAGGATAAAAATTGCATTGGATGCAGCCAGGGGAATTGAGTATCTGCACAATTATGCAGTGCCAACAATAATTCACAGGGACATTAAGTCCTCAAACATTCTTTTGGATGAAAATTGGACTGCAAGAGTATCTGATTTTGGACTGTCATTACTGGGACCGGAATCTGACCAAGAGATCATGTCATCGAAGGCGGTTGGAACAGTTGGCTACATTGATCCTGAGTACTTTGTATCAAATGTTTTGACAGCAAAGAGTGATGTCTATGGCTTTGGGGTGGTGTTATTGGAGCTTTTGACAGGTAAGAGGGCTGTGTTCAGACTCAGTGAAGAGGGAACAGGTCCAATGGGGGTTGTGGAGT comes from Prunus dulcis chromosome 6, ALMONDv2, whole genome shotgun sequence and encodes:
- the LOC117632646 gene encoding putative serine/threonine-protein kinase-like protein CCR3; translated protein: MALVHPPSSLIITIIFTAVISSLTPHDRVVHGLGLASTTAITYGTSTVCGIVADNPTQSIQCYQNIQTISVQPIVSFEAISGGKTFFCGLRSGGFSLLCWDTSLSSSCRFQPKRIYHSDTIALTDLAVGDAQVCAREVNSRIVRCWRGGDGTRGSLFPSPGEALDFHTITSGRGFTCGILMNGSRVLCWGQSGVGAEIQTGFENVLMSSLVVGESHACGLSVNGALVCKGNNDSGQLNVPSSTSAFEFSGLALGSNFTCAIRRRNGFVVCWGGRNRFEYDSDAIENVSFELIAAGLDFLCGLTTSNLSMICWGPGWSSSQNDLPLGMIVPGPCVQGPCSSCGVYPNSETLCGGSGKICKSCQIELPIAVPLPPINPPPPQVLAPASSSSITRNRLLLAFAIVGSVGAFTGLCTIIFCLWTRKCGSWSNHHDSVQPTSAVAPNAGSAVGIENDPNAPPSRSSSIKGYISGSSSKHGDKTESFHLAELSAATKHFSSENKIGAGSFGTVYKGKLSDGREVAIKRGDTSTKTKKFQEKETAFDSELALLSRLHHKHLVKLVGSCEEKDERLLVYEYMCNGSLHDHLHSKKNVERSSSIVNSWRMRIKIALDAARGIEYLHNYAVPTIIHRDIKSSNILLDENWTARVSDFGLSLLGPESDQEIMSSKAVGTVGYIDPEYFVSNVLTAKSDVYGFGVVLLELLTGKRAVFRLSEEGTGPMGVVEYAGPRMMAGELQSILDQRVVPPDPNEAEAVELVAYTARHCVNLEGKERPSMTDIVANLERALALCEDERFSFSTTTISLPSL